In Desulfuromonas acetexigens, the following proteins share a genomic window:
- the queD gene encoding 6-carboxytetrahydropterin synthase QueD, producing the protein MYRLKIHTHFAAAHNLINYQGDCENLHGHNWKVEVTVTARELDKAGLGIDFKILKRETKAVLDLLDHKYLNEIEPFVSNSPSSENIARFLFEKLTARLNTDNVTVYKVNVWESEYACASYLAD; encoded by the coding sequence ATGTATCGCCTGAAAATTCATACCCATTTCGCCGCCGCGCACAATCTCATCAACTATCAGGGGGATTGCGAAAACCTGCACGGCCACAACTGGAAGGTCGAGGTCACGGTGACCGCCCGCGAACTGGACAAGGCTGGGCTCGGCATCGATTTCAAGATTCTCAAACGCGAGACCAAGGCCGTGCTCGATCTGCTCGATCACAAGTATCTCAACGAGATCGAGCCCTTCGTGAGCAACAGCCCGTCCTCGGAGAACATCGCCCGCTTCCTCTTCGAAAAGCTCACCGCGCGCCTCAATACCGACAATGTGACGGTCTACAAGGTCAACGTCTGGGAATCGGAATATGCCTGCGCCAGCTACCTCGCCGACTGA
- a CDS encoding DNA gyrase inhibitor YacG — MTAKVEVLKVRCPRCGARVSWAGNENRPFCSEKCRLIDLGRWADEEYSIAGQPVMPVDEEDSESY, encoded by the coding sequence ATGACCGCCAAAGTAGAAGTTCTCAAGGTTCGCTGCCCTCGCTGCGGGGCGCGGGTGAGTTGGGCCGGCAATGAAAACCGGCCCTTTTGTTCGGAAAAGTGCCGGCTGATCGACCTTGGCCGCTGGGCCGACGAAGAGTACAGCATCGCCGGGCAACCAGTCATGCCCGTCGACGAAGAGGATTCAGAATCTTACTGA